In a single window of the Eshraghiella crossota genome:
- a CDS encoding PLP-dependent aminotransferase family protein, whose translation MKELAVFINQSGGVPVYEQIYEFIKREIRKGNIKTGERLPSTRNMSSYLQVSRSTVLASYEQLLAEGYIEARERKGYYAIEIEKDFADNHENTINNSRDMVYINPYTIDFSPNGIETEHFPVNEWRKISKNIFTDEMKNLFNSGDKRGDDGLREQLAVFLQKSRGVKADKSRIILGAGNENLLMLIKLLLPGNVIFAVENPVYKKSYDILRNFTDNVIPVGLDKDGLSVKELEKSNADVAYLTPSHQYPLGIVMGIKRRVELLNWASRKEDRYIIEDDYDSEFRYKGRPIPSLQSIDSGEKVIYMGTFSKSVTPAIRMSYMVLPKKLMDIYMKKTSYIGNTVSRIDQKYMEIFMKNGGFERHLNRMRTIYKAKHDVMLNELKTWKNINISGENAGVHIILEINNNMTEKELVKRAAEEGVKVYPLSDYYIGGISNRLPGIIIGYSKLCSEKIINGLRILKKVWKIEEAGA comes from the coding sequence ATGAAAGAACTGGCAGTTTTTATAAATCAGTCCGGTGGTGTACCGGTGTATGAACAGATATATGAATTTATAAAAAGAGAAATAAGGAAAGGCAATATTAAAACAGGCGAAAGACTTCCTTCAACCAGAAATATGTCATCTTATCTGCAGGTCAGCCGGAGCACGGTGCTGGCATCTTACGAACAACTGCTTGCGGAGGGATATATAGAAGCGAGGGAAAGAAAAGGCTATTATGCCATAGAAATAGAAAAAGATTTTGCAGACAATCATGAAAATACCATAAATAACAGCAGGGATATGGTGTACATTAATCCCTATACCATTGATTTCTCACCGAATGGTATTGAAACAGAACATTTTCCGGTAAATGAATGGAGAAAAATTTCCAAAAATATATTTACGGACGAAATGAAAAATCTGTTTAACAGCGGAGACAAAAGAGGGGATGACGGACTCAGGGAACAGCTTGCCGTTTTTCTTCAGAAATCAAGAGGCGTAAAAGCCGATAAATCAAGAATAATACTGGGAGCAGGCAACGAAAATCTCCTCATGCTTATTAAACTTCTTTTGCCCGGAAATGTGATATTTGCGGTAGAGAACCCTGTGTATAAAAAATCCTATGACATACTTAGGAATTTTACGGATAATGTAATTCCGGTCGGGCTTGATAAAGACGGGCTCAGTGTGAAGGAACTTGAAAAAAGTAATGCCGACGTGGCATACCTTACACCGTCACACCAGTATCCTCTAGGTATTGTAATGGGAATAAAAAGGCGAGTTGAACTGTTAAACTGGGCATCCAGAAAAGAAGACCGTTACATAATAGAAGACGACTACGACAGCGAATTCCGTTATAAAGGCAGACCTATCCCATCACTTCAAAGTATAGATAGCGGGGAAAAAGTAATATATATGGGAACTTTTTCCAAATCGGTGACTCCGGCAATACGAATGAGTTATATGGTGCTTCCTAAGAAATTAATGGATATATATATGAAAAAAACAAGTTACATAGGTAATACAGTCTCAAGAATTGACCAGAAATATATGGAAATATTTATGAAAAACGGTGGATTTGAGCGCCATCTTAACAGAATGAGAACTATATATAAGGCAAAACATGACGTAATGCTTAACGAGCTTAAGACATGGAAAAATATAAATATAAGCGGTGAAAATGCAGGAGTTCATATAATTCTGGAAATCAATAATAATATGACGGAAAAAGAACTGGTAAAAAGAGCGGCAGAGGAGGGAGTAAAAGTATACCCGCTGTCAGATTATTATATAGGCGGAATCAGCAACAGACTGCCGGGGATAATAATAGGATATTCAAAACTTTGCAGTGAAAAAATAATAAACGGACTTCGCATACTTAAAAAAGTATGGAAAATAGAAGAAGCTGGGGCTTAA
- a CDS encoding nucleotidyl transferase AbiEii/AbiGii toxin family protein: MQYGFIRDTFEKVLRLKEILEYFNTQEYLVKHLILKGGTAINLTVFDLPRLSIDIDMDYVPNDSRDDMLIARDNIAGIINRYMEKEGYSLSQTSRFSHSLDAFHFNYINSGGNKDMIKIELNYSLRAHILEPVYRDILNDVFKSNIKIRTVAPLEIFSAKGNALISRAAARDLYDWGNLIDQNMFADEKDLFRKCFVFYTTITADNVHGDCDFDLSAIDTLDFTKIRRDLFPVMRKKDNFKLEERKIQAKQYIKDLLRLTEIENEYIERFAAKEYHPELLFDDEIVTRICEHPMALWKCNR; this comes from the coding sequence ATGCAATATGGATTTATAAGGGATACTTTTGAAAAGGTATTAAGACTAAAAGAAATCTTAGAATATTTCAATACCCAGGAATACTTGGTAAAACATCTAATACTTAAAGGCGGTACAGCAATTAATCTTACTGTATTTGATTTACCAAGATTATCGATAGATATAGATATGGATTATGTACCAAATGATAGTAGGGATGATATGCTTATTGCAAGAGATAATATTGCAGGGATAATTAACAGGTATATGGAAAAAGAGGGATATTCTTTATCACAAACCTCAAGGTTTAGTCACAGTTTAGATGCTTTTCACTTCAATTACATAAACTCCGGGGGCAATAAGGATATGATAAAGATTGAACTGAATTATTCACTTAGAGCACATATTTTAGAGCCTGTATACCGTGACATATTAAATGATGTATTTAAAAGTAATATTAAGATAAGAACTGTGGCACCATTAGAAATATTTTCTGCTAAAGGTAATGCTTTAATTAGTCGTGCGGCAGCAAGAGATTTATACGATTGGGGAAATTTGATTGACCAGAACATGTTTGCTGATGAAAAAGATTTATTTAGAAAATGTTTTGTATTCTATACTACTATAACAGCAGATAATGTACATGGTGATTGTGATTTTGATTTATCAGCAATTGATACACTTGATTTTACAAAAATACGACGAGACCTATTTCCTGTTATGAGGAAGAAGGATAATTTTAAGCTGGAGGAAAGAAAAATTCAGGCTAAACAGTATATCAAAGATTTACTACGGTTGACGGAAATAGAGAATGAATACATAGAAAGGTTTGCAGCAAAGGAATATCATCCGGAGTTATTGTTTGATGATGAGATAGTAACAAGAATATGTGAACATCCAATGGCATTGTGGAAATGTAACAGGTAA
- a CDS encoding co-chaperone GroES yields the protein MKLVPLGDRVVLKQLVAEETTKSGIILAGQAKEKPQQAEVIAVGPGGNVDGKEVTMQVKVGDNVIFSKYAGTEVKLEDEEYIVVKQSDILAIVE from the coding sequence ATGAAGTTAGTACCATTAGGAGACAGAGTTGTTTTAAAGCAGCTTGTAGCAGAGGAAACGACTAAGTCCGGAATTATTCTTGCAGGTCAGGCAAAAGAAAAGCCACAGCAGGCTGAGGTAATTGCAGTGGGACCTGGCGGAAATGTCGACGGTAAGGAAGTTACAATGCAGGTTAAAGTGGGAGATAATGTAATCTTCTCTAAATATGCAGGAACAGAAGTTAAGCTAGAGGATGAGGAATACATTGTTGTAAAGCAGAGCGATATACTCGCTATTGTTGAATAA
- a CDS encoding DNA-3-methyladenine glycosylase family protein → MERYTEDGNFIIEKQKDFILSQTLECGQCFHFVKLDEEDYLISAKSRILHIAQKENRTIFYNTDEQTFDKVWKHYFDLERDYGKIKSILIEKDDRLATAIEAMSGVRILNQEFFETLISFIISQNQQIVRIKQIVAAISSRYGRKGEGIDYFPGATEILAAGEQGMKDCKAGFRAKYIIDACEKYVAGELDEKKLLAADYNEAVEILKSVKGIGSKVANCIALFSLDKRNAFPVDVWIKRIMEAMYFHKETPVTEIEKFGKEKYGELSGYAQQYLFYYGKTLNIGK, encoded by the coding sequence TTGGAAAGATACACAGAAGATGGTAATTTTATCATAGAAAAACAAAAAGATTTTATATTAAGCCAGACTCTTGAGTGCGGACAATGTTTTCATTTTGTAAAACTTGATGAGGAAGATTATCTGATTTCGGCAAAAAGCAGAATATTACATATAGCACAGAAAGAAAATAGGACAATATTTTATAATACGGATGAACAGACCTTTGATAAAGTGTGGAAACACTATTTTGACCTGGAAAGGGACTATGGAAAGATAAAAAGCATACTTATTGAAAAAGACGATAGGCTGGCAACCGCAATAGAAGCAATGAGCGGTGTAAGAATACTTAATCAGGAATTTTTTGAGACACTTATTTCATTTATAATTTCACAGAACCAGCAGATTGTGAGAATCAAACAGATTGTAGCTGCCATATCGTCCCGTTATGGCAGAAAAGGCGAGGGCATAGACTATTTTCCCGGAGCCACAGAAATTCTTGCCGCGGGAGAACAGGGAATGAAGGATTGTAAGGCAGGATTCAGGGCAAAATATATAATCGATGCCTGTGAAAAATATGTTGCGGGAGAACTTGACGAGAAAAAACTTCTGGCAGCGGATTACAATGAAGCGGTTGAGATACTTAAATCCGTAAAAGGCATAGGCAGCAAAGTTGCCAACTGCATCGCACTTTTTTCCCTTGATAAAAGAAATGCATTTCCTGTGGATGTATGGATAAAAAGAATTATGGAAGCAATGTATTTCCACAAAGAAACCCCGGTAACGGAAATTGAAAAATTCGGTAAAGAAAAATACGGAGAATTGTCAGGGTATGCACAGCAGTATTTGTTTTATTACGGTAAGACTTTAAATATCGGCAAATAA
- a CDS encoding DUF6062 family protein: MKEQLYSIPVNDAFAADCECPVCQMYHKLETDSVEYTMGPSYMEDDTRALTDAKGFCGKHIKMVYDQDNRLGMAWVMKTHFDKTINDIKKVIPSGPAKLIKKGISDSPLIKYIDNLDNSCFVCDRINNFFDQYVDTIFFLWKKDDEFKEKFKSAKGFCTPHYSLLLKKAAAHLKGDDLESFVGIINDMYITNMERVRDDLAWFINKFDYKYQNEPWYNAKDSVIRSLVKTNGVILDE, from the coding sequence ATGAAAGAACAGCTTTACTCTATTCCGGTTAATGATGCATTTGCTGCGGACTGCGAATGTCCCGTATGCCAGATGTATCATAAGCTTGAAACAGATTCAGTGGAATATACAATGGGTCCAAGCTATATGGAGGACGATACAAGAGCACTTACGGACGCAAAGGGCTTTTGCGGCAAACATATTAAAATGGTATACGATCAGGATAACCGTCTCGGCATGGCATGGGTTATGAAAACACATTTTGATAAGACAATCAACGATATTAAGAAGGTAATACCTTCAGGTCCGGCAAAACTTATTAAAAAAGGGATTTCAGATTCTCCCCTTATTAAATATATTGATAATCTTGACAATTCCTGCTTTGTATGCGACAGAATCAATAATTTTTTTGACCAGTATGTTGACACAATCTTCTTTCTCTGGAAAAAAGATGACGAATTCAAAGAAAAATTCAAATCCGCAAAGGGGTTCTGCACACCTCATTACAGCCTGCTTCTTAAAAAGGCCGCAGCTCATCTTAAAGGTGATGACCTTGAGTCTTTCGTTGGAATCATTAATGATATGTATATCACCAATATGGAGCGCGTCAGGGATGACCTTGCATGGTTCATTAACAAATTTGATTACAAATACCAGAATGAACCATGGTATAATGCCAAGGATTCGGTAATCCGCTCGTTAGTAAAGACTAACGGGGTAATATTGGACGAATAA
- a CDS encoding type IV toxin-antitoxin system AbiEi family antitoxin domain-containing protein, producing MNLYFELLKTPIFKVEDVNKFYNNVDSARSAIKRLMKENMVVRIRNNMYTCISGETRQPIANRFQIACNITPTSYISHHTAMEYYGITNQVFYEVYVSSETSFREFEFDGYIYRYIESKGDEGVDKPAFSGGIRVTSPERTMIDSIKDMDKISGMEEVIQDISCMKNLQEKRLLSYLERIGNQFLYQKTGFLLSKQKEQLGLSDIFFKECQNKIGKSKRYLSHDITDGVYDSQWKLVVPSDLNVKNGVIEDAAI from the coding sequence ATGAATTTATATTTTGAATTGTTAAAAACACCGATATTTAAGGTAGAAGATGTGAATAAGTTTTACAATAATGTAGATAGTGCCCGCTCTGCAATTAAGCGATTAATGAAAGAAAATATGGTAGTCAGGATACGAAATAATATGTATACCTGTATAAGTGGAGAGACAAGACAACCGATAGCAAACAGATTTCAAATTGCGTGTAATATTACACCGACTTCGTATATATCCCACCATACAGCAATGGAGTATTATGGAATAACCAATCAGGTTTTCTATGAGGTGTATGTTTCTTCCGAAACTTCTTTTCGGGAGTTCGAATTTGATGGATATATTTATCGTTATATAGAGTCAAAAGGAGATGAGGGGGTAGATAAACCTGCTTTTAGCGGTGGGATACGGGTAACAAGTCCTGAACGTACTATGATTGACAGCATTAAAGACATGGATAAGATTTCAGGAATGGAAGAGGTTATACAGGATATTTCGTGTATGAAGAATTTACAGGAAAAAAGACTGTTAAGTTATTTGGAACGAATAGGTAATCAGTTTTTATACCAGAAGACAGGTTTTTTGCTTTCAAAACAGAAAGAACAGCTTGGCCTTTCAGATATTTTTTTTAAAGAATGCCAGAACAAAATTGGAAAAAGTAAACGATATTTGTCGCATGATATTACTGACGGAGTATATGATAGCCAATGGAAACTTGTGGTTCCGTCTGACTTAAATGTAAAGAATGGAGTGATAGAGGATGCCGCAATATAA
- a CDS encoding LTA synthase family protein codes for MSKVKEKRTPKLISKFKETKFAKKADKVWNSKVLGNPWVRLGLLALLLNFVNECLSRHSFIKGIIYFGSHPLAFLFNSFMIFFTLSIAMLFKKRVFATFFISAVWFGLGVTNFVIRSSRKSPFAASDFRNLTEGLKVIQKYYTIPQIVILCLVIAALVACIIFIAIRTPKVKQKINYLLSALVIAVSFGMIMIINYVSNATGLIPRQFGNLVRAYDTYGFGYMFSCSLFRNGVSKPKDYSPGKVDDVVDSVENNDKNNNDNNEDNIDKPNIIFLQLESFFDATNVKGLEFSEDPIPNIRKLYDEFPGGYLSVPSFGAGTANTEFETMTGMNLDDFGPGEYPYKTVLQSTACESICYYLSNYGYTTTALHDNTGGFYDRNKVFSRLGFDSFVSIEYIEKYEMNPIGWVKDKCLTDEIVGILDSTGTPDYIYTISVQGHGDYPENTDGLDLPIKVTNNDVTGNPNGFEYYVNQTHEMDAFVAELIDALSKRDEKTILVIYGDHLPTFDITDDDLKNGDIYQTQYVIWNNYNLQIENKDVQAYQLSAYLMKNLGMKGGVISRLHMSHFDKEDKEDKEDNEEYLSNLKLLEYDILYGNCQAYEGVNPYKITNMKMGYKPIKVLNGENAYSHIVIRGRNFTEFSQVEINGTVHKTIYNGPDELLVDGYTLKDGDQIAVLQISNSDETLSRTNIFTYKESDKISDNN; via the coding sequence ATGAGTAAAGTAAAAGAAAAAAGGACACCAAAATTAATCAGCAAATTTAAAGAAACTAAATTTGCAAAAAAGGCTGATAAGGTATGGAACAGCAAAGTTCTGGGCAATCCGTGGGTGAGACTCGGGCTTCTGGCATTGTTGCTTAATTTTGTAAATGAGTGTTTAAGCAGACATTCTTTTATTAAAGGTATAATATATTTTGGAAGCCACCCTTTAGCTTTTTTATTTAACAGTTTTATGATTTTCTTCACACTGTCAATTGCAATGCTGTTTAAAAAACGTGTTTTTGCCACCTTTTTCATAAGTGCCGTGTGGTTTGGGTTAGGTGTAACTAATTTTGTTATCAGAAGCTCCAGAAAGTCACCTTTTGCAGCATCAGATTTTAGAAACCTGACAGAAGGCTTAAAAGTAATTCAAAAATACTATACCATACCGCAGATAGTAATTTTGTGCCTGGTTATTGCGGCACTTGTGGCATGTATCATATTCATTGCAATAAGGACACCTAAAGTAAAACAAAAGATAAATTATCTTTTATCTGCACTTGTAATAGCTGTATCTTTTGGAATGATTATGATTATTAATTATGTATCCAATGCAACAGGACTTATTCCAAGACAGTTCGGTAATCTTGTAAGAGCTTATGATACTTACGGCTTCGGATATATGTTTTCGTGTTCGCTTTTCAGAAATGGTGTATCCAAGCCCAAGGATTATTCGCCGGGCAAGGTAGATGATGTTGTGGATTCTGTTGAGAATAATGATAAAAACAATAATGACAATAATGAAGACAATATAGACAAGCCTAATATCATATTTTTACAGCTGGAGTCATTTTTTGATGCAACTAATGTAAAAGGACTTGAGTTTTCAGAGGACCCTATACCAAACATACGTAAGCTCTACGATGAATTCCCGGGTGGATATCTTTCAGTTCCGTCCTTTGGTGCAGGAACAGCCAATACCGAATTTGAGACAATGACAGGTATGAACCTTGACGATTTCGGACCGGGTGAATATCCATATAAGACGGTTCTCCAGAGTACAGCCTGTGAGTCAATATGTTATTATCTTTCTAATTACGGATATACAACAACCGCATTACATGATAATACAGGTGGATTTTATGACCGTAACAAAGTATTCAGCCGTCTTGGTTTTGATTCTTTTGTATCAATCGAATATATTGAAAAATATGAGATGAATCCAATCGGATGGGTAAAAGATAAATGTCTTACAGATGAGATTGTGGGTATATTGGATAGTACCGGCACACCTGATTATATTTATACCATTTCTGTCCAGGGACACGGAGATTATCCGGAGAATACAGACGGACTTGATCTGCCCATCAAGGTCACCAATAATGATGTAACAGGTAATCCTAATGGATTTGAATATTATGTAAACCAGACGCATGAAATGGATGCTTTTGTTGCAGAATTAATTGATGCACTTAGCAAGAGAGATGAAAAAACCATACTTGTAATTTATGGAGACCACCTTCCAACCTTTGATATAACAGATGATGACCTTAAGAATGGTGACATATACCAGACGCAGTATGTAATCTGGAACAATTATAATCTTCAGATTGAGAATAAAGACGTACAGGCATATCAGCTGTCAGCATATCTTATGAAAAATCTTGGTATGAAGGGCGGGGTTATTTCCAGACTCCATATGTCACATTTTGATAAGGAAGACAAGGAAGATAAGGAAGATAATGAAGAGTATCTTTCCAACCTCAAACTTCTTGAATATGATATTTTATACGGAAACTGTCAGGCATATGAAGGAGTTAATCCATATAAGATTACCAATATGAAAATGGGTTATAAACCAATTAAGGTACTGAATGGTGAAAATGCGTATTCACATATTGTTATACGAGGACGTAACTTTACCGAATTCAGTCAGGTGGAGATTAACGGTACCGTTCATAAGACTATTTACAACGGACCGGACGAACTGCTTGTGGATGGTTACACGTTGAAAGACGGGGATCAGATAGCGGTATTGCAGATATCCAACAGTGATGAGACATTGAGCAGAACGAATATCTTTACTTACAAAGAATCAGATAAAATATCAGATAATAATTAA